One Sanguibacter keddieii DSM 10542 genomic window carries:
- a CDS encoding RelA/SpoT family protein — MTEDTRSTDAPVDPAPVSTPPLGISSASRVRSRLVRFGSRHAVGTPALEPLLRAVRANHPKADVSIIERAYVTAEKAHRGQMRKSGDPYITHPVAVSTILAELGMTPPTLAAALLHDTVEDTDYSLDQLRRDYGDEIAMLVDGVTKLDKVTYGDAAQAETVRKMVVAMARDIRVLVIKLADRLHNARTWKFVPSSSAQRKARETIEIYAPLAHRLGMNTIKWELEDLSFQTLYPKVYDEIVHLVSERAPAREEYLALVREQITADLRTSKIKATVTGRPKHYYSIYQKMIVRGHDFADIYDLVGTRVLVDSVRDCYATLGALHARWNPVPGRFKDYIAMPKFNMYQSLHTTVIGPGGKPVEIQIRTHEMHRRAEYGVAAHWKYKEAAKDGADAAGNDMQWLRQLVDWQRETADPSEFLDSLRFEISGGEVYVFTPKGDVVALPAGSTPVDFAYTVHTEVGHRTMGARVNGRLVPLDSALDNGDVVDVLTSKSETAGPSRDWMAFVKSPRAKNKIRQWFSKERREEAIEQGKDAIAKAMRKQNLPIQRILSHESIVTTAHEMRFADVSALYAAVGEGQISAANVVQKLVQAMGGEDSNAEDMAEIARPGHPQRRARTGDPGVVVKGVDDIWVKLAKCCTPVPGDSIVGFITRGQGVSVHRADCANFEALRSQPERIVDVEWTTGSSALFLVQIQVEALDRSRLLSDVTRVLSDHHVNILSATVSTSSDRVALSRFVFEMAEPGHLASVLTAVRKIDGVFDVYRITGSKAAEPVVHA; from the coding sequence ATGACTGAGGACACCCGCTCGACAGACGCGCCCGTCGACCCGGCCCCCGTGAGCACGCCGCCGCTCGGCATCAGCTCCGCCAGCCGCGTCCGGTCTCGCCTCGTGAGGTTCGGCTCGCGGCACGCCGTCGGCACCCCCGCGCTCGAGCCGTTGCTGCGCGCGGTGCGCGCCAACCACCCGAAGGCCGACGTCTCGATCATCGAGCGTGCCTACGTCACCGCGGAGAAGGCCCACCGCGGCCAGATGCGCAAGAGCGGCGACCCGTACATCACGCACCCCGTCGCGGTCTCGACCATCCTCGCCGAGCTCGGCATGACGCCTCCCACGCTCGCCGCGGCTCTGCTGCACGACACGGTCGAGGACACCGACTACTCGCTCGACCAGCTGCGTCGCGACTACGGCGACGAGATCGCCATGCTGGTCGACGGCGTCACCAAGCTCGACAAGGTGACCTACGGTGACGCCGCGCAGGCCGAGACGGTCCGCAAGATGGTCGTCGCCATGGCCCGCGACATCCGCGTACTCGTCATCAAGCTCGCGGACCGCCTGCACAACGCCCGCACCTGGAAGTTCGTGCCGTCGTCCTCCGCGCAGCGCAAGGCGCGCGAGACCATCGAGATCTACGCGCCCCTCGCGCACCGCCTCGGCATGAACACCATCAAGTGGGAGCTCGAGGACCTGTCCTTCCAGACCCTCTACCCCAAGGTGTACGACGAGATCGTGCACCTGGTGAGCGAGCGGGCGCCGGCGCGCGAGGAGTACCTGGCGCTGGTCCGCGAGCAGATCACGGCGGACCTGCGGACCTCGAAGATCAAGGCGACGGTCACCGGCCGGCCCAAGCACTACTACTCGATCTACCAGAAGATGATCGTCCGCGGTCACGACTTCGCCGACATCTACGACCTCGTCGGCACGCGCGTCCTCGTGGACTCGGTGCGCGACTGCTACGCGACGCTCGGCGCCCTCCACGCGCGGTGGAACCCCGTCCCCGGACGGTTCAAGGACTACATCGCGATGCCGAAGTTCAACATGTACCAGTCGTTGCACACGACGGTCATCGGCCCCGGCGGCAAGCCCGTCGAGATCCAGATCCGCACCCACGAGATGCACCGCCGCGCCGAGTACGGCGTCGCCGCGCACTGGAAGTACAAAGAGGCCGCCAAGGACGGCGCCGACGCCGCCGGCAACGACATGCAGTGGCTCCGCCAGCTCGTCGACTGGCAGCGCGAGACCGCTGACCCGTCGGAGTTTCTCGACTCGCTGCGCTTCGAGATCAGCGGGGGAGAGGTCTACGTCTTCACCCCCAAGGGCGACGTGGTCGCCCTGCCTGCGGGCTCGACCCCCGTCGACTTCGCGTACACGGTGCACACCGAGGTGGGGCACCGCACGATGGGTGCCCGGGTCAACGGTCGGCTCGTCCCGCTCGACTCCGCGCTCGACAACGGCGACGTGGTCGACGTGCTCACCTCCAAGTCCGAGACGGCCGGGCCGTCGCGTGACTGGATGGCCTTCGTCAAGAGCCCGCGCGCCAAGAACAAGATCCGGCAGTGGTTCTCCAAGGAGCGCCGCGAGGAGGCCATCGAGCAGGGCAAGGACGCGATCGCGAAGGCGATGCGCAAGCAGAACCTCCCGATCCAGCGCATCCTGTCGCACGAGTCCATCGTCACCACCGCGCACGAGATGCGCTTCGCCGACGTGTCCGCGCTCTACGCCGCGGTCGGCGAGGGGCAGATCTCAGCCGCGAACGTCGTCCAGAAGCTCGTCCAGGCGATGGGCGGCGAGGACAGCAACGCCGAGGACATGGCCGAGATCGCCCGGCCGGGCCACCCGCAGCGCCGGGCGCGGACCGGCGACCCGGGCGTCGTCGTCAAGGGTGTCGACGACATCTGGGTCAAGCTCGCCAAGTGCTGCACCCCGGTCCCGGGGGACTCGATCGTCGGGTTCATCACGCGGGGCCAGGGGGTCAGCGTGCACCGCGCCGACTGCGCCAACTTCGAGGCCCTCCGGTCGCAGCCCGAGCGGATCGTGGACGTCGAGTGGACCACGGGCAGCAGCGCGCTGTTCCTCGTGCAGATCCAGGTCGAGGCGCTCGACCGCTCCCGTCTGCTCTCCGACGTGACCCGGGTGCTCTCGGACCACCACGTGAACATCCTCTCGGCGACGGTCTCGACCTCGAGCGACCGGGTCGCGCTCTCGCGCTTCGTCTTCGAGATGGCCGAGCCCGGCCACCTCGCGAGCGTGCTCACGGCCGTCCGCAAGATCGACGGGGTGTTCGACGTCTACCGCATCACGGGCTCGAAGGCCGCGGAGCCCGTCGTCCACGCCTGA
- the secD gene encoding protein translocase subunit SecD: MATTNRSTSRPGRSLIGLGIIVLVLFGSIGIGTWQSDASWSPKLALDLEGGTQIILQPVTTDGQTVTSEDINQAIAIIRQRVDSSGVSEAEITSQGGSNIVVALPGQPSQETLDLVRESAQMQFRPVLSFSMVAPTALPTEDPTTGPTAPTDVPTEDVAPEDGATTDAPEEPATDATTEPAESGSGGGVAAATDPAVEPTTDAATEPAVEPTTDATEPAVEPTTDAEVPLPSNPSDLAQITPELLAEFQALTCSPDASAAGTAPKDPASPIAVCSVDGTMKYILGPMEIAGTEIDSASSGLQVNSQGVALNTWAVNLRFTAAGTDKFADVTTRLATLPTYAQWISTENPTLAPNMFAMVLDNQVIGAPGVTATIPDGRAEITGSYTRETATALANQLNFGALPLTFEVQSEQQISATLGSEQLEKGMIAGLIGLLLVVVYSLFQYRALGLVTVASLLIAGLVTYGMITLLSWTQGYRLSLPGVAGLIVAIGITADSFIVYFERIRDELRDGRSLTSAVDTGWDRARRTIVASDTVNFLAAVVLYFLAVGGVRGFAFTLGLTTLVDLIVVFFFTHPLMKLLARTRFFADGHPASGLDPHRLGATGVRYAGRGRVVTPATAAATPGLTEDRPAEPTGKKKKKQLVPAGAATAAPTMTIAERRALAAAEAAAQKSDAAEASDSSEAETEHDPAGTPPADDTRTDGTPASDERKDGNL, translated from the coding sequence TTGGCCACCACCAACCGCTCCACCTCCCGTCCGGGACGGTCGCTCATCGGGCTCGGGATCATCGTCCTGGTCCTCTTCGGCAGCATCGGCATCGGGACGTGGCAGTCTGACGCCTCGTGGTCGCCGAAGCTCGCCCTGGACCTCGAGGGCGGCACGCAGATCATCCTGCAGCCCGTGACCACGGACGGTCAGACGGTGACCTCCGAGGACATCAACCAGGCGATCGCGATCATCCGTCAGCGTGTCGACTCCTCGGGCGTCTCCGAGGCGGAGATCACCAGCCAGGGTGGCAGCAACATCGTGGTGGCCCTGCCGGGCCAGCCGAGCCAGGAGACGCTCGACCTGGTCCGGGAGTCTGCGCAGATGCAGTTCCGGCCTGTCCTCTCCTTCTCGATGGTGGCCCCGACGGCCCTGCCCACGGAGGACCCGACGACCGGTCCGACGGCGCCGACCGACGTGCCCACCGAGGACGTCGCGCCCGAGGACGGTGCGACCACCGACGCTCCTGAGGAGCCCGCGACCGACGCGACGACCGAGCCGGCCGAGTCCGGCTCCGGTGGCGGCGTCGCCGCAGCCACGGACCCGGCCGTCGAGCCGACGACGGACGCGGCGACGGAGCCTGCCGTGGAGCCCACGACCGACGCGACCGAGCCTGCCGTGGAGCCCACGACGGACGCCGAGGTCCCGCTCCCGTCCAACCCGAGCGACCTCGCCCAGATCACCCCCGAGCTCCTCGCCGAGTTCCAGGCGCTGACCTGCAGCCCCGACGCGAGCGCCGCGGGCACCGCGCCCAAGGACCCCGCGTCGCCCATCGCCGTCTGCTCGGTCGACGGGACGATGAAGTACATCCTCGGCCCGATGGAGATCGCCGGGACCGAGATCGACAGCGCCAGCTCCGGCCTCCAGGTCAACTCGCAGGGCGTCGCGCTCAACACCTGGGCCGTGAACCTGCGCTTCACCGCTGCCGGGACCGACAAGTTCGCCGACGTGACGACGCGTCTCGCGACCCTGCCGACGTACGCCCAGTGGATCTCCACGGAGAACCCGACCCTGGCACCGAACATGTTCGCCATGGTCCTCGACAACCAGGTCATCGGGGCGCCCGGTGTCACGGCGACGATCCCCGACGGTCGTGCCGAGATCACGGGCAGCTACACGCGCGAGACCGCGACGGCACTGGCGAACCAGCTGAACTTCGGTGCGCTCCCGCTCACCTTCGAGGTGCAGAGCGAGCAGCAGATCTCGGCGACCCTCGGCAGCGAGCAGCTCGAGAAGGGCATGATCGCCGGGCTCATCGGCCTCCTCCTCGTGGTCGTCTACTCGCTGTTCCAGTACCGCGCCCTCGGTCTCGTCACCGTCGCCTCGCTGCTCATCGCCGGGCTGGTGACCTACGGGATGATCACCCTGCTGTCGTGGACGCAGGGATACCGCCTCTCCCTCCCGGGAGTCGCCGGCCTCATCGTCGCGATCGGCATCACGGCCGACTCGTTCATCGTGTACTTCGAACGCATCCGTGACGAGCTGCGCGACGGCAGGTCTCTGACGTCCGCGGTCGACACCGGGTGGGACCGCGCGCGCCGCACGATCGTCGCCTCGGACACGGTGAACTTCCTCGCTGCCGTGGTGCTCTACTTCCTCGCCGTCGGCGGGGTCCGCGGGTTCGCCTTCACCCTCGGCCTCACGACGCTGGTCGACCTCATCGTCGTGTTCTTCTTCACGCACCCGCTGATGAAGCTCCTCGCCAGGACCCGGTTCTTCGCGGACGGGCACCCGGCGTCCGGCCTCGACCCGCACCGCCTCGGCGCGACGGGGGTCCGCTACGCGGGCCGTGGCCGCGTGGTCACGCCCGCCACGGCGGCTGCGACCCCGGGCCTCACCGAGGACCGCCCCGCCGAGCCCACGGGCAAGAAGAAGAAGAAGCAGCTGGTCCCCGCCGGCGCTGCCACGGCCGCGCCCACGATGACCATCGCCGAGCGTCGTGCCCTGGCCGCGGCCGAGGCTGCCGCGCAGAAGTCCGACGCTGCTGAGGCGTCCGACTCCTCGGAGGCCGAGACCGAGCACGACCCGGCGGGCACCCCGCCGGCTGACGACACCCGGACCGACGGCACGCCCGCGTCCGACGAGCGCAAGGACGGGAACCTCTGA
- the hisS gene encoding histidine--tRNA ligase, with the protein MARPTPLSGFPEWLPAARIVEQHVLDSVRRTFELHGFVGIETRAVEPLDQLLRKGETSKEVYVLNRLQATEDEKAEANLSAADKQGLGLHFDLTVPFARYVLENAGHLAFPFKRYQIQKVWRGERPQDGRFREFVQADIDVVGAGSLPYHFEVEVPLVMAEALGALRSVGVPPVKILVNNRKVAEGFYRGLGLEAVDGVLQVIDKLDKIGPEKVAAALVADLGATQEQAEACLELASISGEDLTVVDRVRALATTHGIESDLLDEGLAELGALVEAAAVRAPGVVVADLKIARGLDYYTGSVYETVLVGHEELGSICSGGRYDTLASDGANTYPGVGLSIGISRLVSRLVGKGLVQASRSVPSAVVVAVTSDETRPASEAVAVALRARGIPVEVAPSAAKFGKQIRYADRRGVPFVWFPAGLGADGEPVPHQVKDIRSGEQVEADPATWEPGADDWWPRVLPVDQP; encoded by the coding sequence ATGGCACGCCCCACACCCCTCTCCGGTTTCCCCGAATGGCTCCCCGCGGCTCGCATCGTCGAGCAGCACGTCCTGGACTCGGTGCGGCGCACCTTCGAGCTCCACGGGTTCGTCGGGATCGAGACCCGAGCCGTCGAGCCGCTCGACCAGCTGCTGCGCAAGGGGGAGACCTCGAAGGAGGTCTACGTCCTCAACCGTCTGCAGGCGACCGAGGACGAGAAGGCCGAGGCCAACCTGTCGGCGGCCGACAAGCAGGGGCTGGGTCTGCACTTCGACCTCACCGTGCCCTTCGCGCGGTACGTCCTCGAGAACGCCGGGCACCTCGCCTTCCCCTTCAAGCGCTACCAGATCCAGAAGGTGTGGCGCGGCGAGCGCCCCCAGGACGGCCGCTTCCGCGAGTTCGTGCAGGCCGACATCGACGTCGTCGGCGCGGGCTCGCTGCCCTACCACTTCGAGGTCGAGGTCCCGCTCGTCATGGCCGAGGCCCTCGGCGCGCTGCGCTCCGTGGGTGTCCCGCCGGTGAAGATCCTCGTCAACAACCGCAAGGTGGCCGAGGGCTTCTACCGCGGGCTGGGCCTCGAGGCAGTCGACGGCGTCCTGCAGGTCATCGACAAGCTCGACAAGATCGGGCCCGAGAAGGTCGCGGCCGCGCTCGTCGCCGACCTCGGTGCGACCCAGGAGCAGGCCGAGGCCTGCCTCGAGCTCGCCTCGATCTCGGGCGAGGACCTCACCGTCGTCGACCGCGTGCGCGCGCTCGCCACGACCCACGGGATCGAGTCCGACCTCCTCGACGAGGGGCTCGCCGAGCTCGGCGCGCTCGTCGAGGCGGCTGCGGTGCGCGCACCGGGCGTGGTGGTCGCCGACCTGAAGATCGCCCGTGGGCTCGACTACTACACGGGCTCGGTCTACGAGACGGTCCTCGTCGGCCACGAAGAGCTCGGGTCGATCTGCTCGGGCGGGCGCTACGACACGCTCGCCTCCGACGGGGCGAACACCTACCCCGGCGTCGGGCTCTCGATCGGCATCTCGCGGCTCGTCTCGCGCCTGGTGGGCAAGGGCCTGGTCCAGGCGTCCCGCTCGGTCCCGAGCGCCGTGGTCGTGGCGGTCACCTCCGACGAGACCCGTCCGGCCTCCGAGGCCGTCGCCGTCGCGCTGCGTGCCCGCGGGATCCCCGTCGAGGTCGCGCCGAGCGCCGCGAAGTTCGGCAAGCAGATCAGGTACGCCGACCGTCGCGGGGTGCCCTTCGTCTGGTTCCCGGCCGGGCTGGGCGCGGACGGCGAGCCCGTCCCGCACCAGGTCAAGGACATCCGCTCCGGCGAGCAGGTCGAGGCCGACCCCGCCACGTGGGAGCCCGGCGCCGACGACTGGTGGCCGCGGGTGCTCCCCGTCGACCAGCCCTGA
- the secF gene encoding protein translocase subunit SecF — protein MAVGFAQWGNDLYTGRKSYDIVGKRRKFYIASVVIVLLSLVVLLTRGFNLGIEFRGGSEFTVSDVSTLSQQEALDAVASVAPAEQPRISSVGSSALRVQTAALDEDEVVAVRDALAAAYGVSADEVTSSFIGPSWGADVSGKALTGLVVFLVLVTLVMSVYFRAWRMAAAALVALFHDLIITAGVYALIGWEVTPATVIGFLTILGYSIYDTVVVFDKVRENTADITKQTRSTYAERANLAVNQTLVRSINTSVVALLPVASILFIGAFILGAGTLRDIALALFVGMAVGTYSSIFLATPLEVTLRMREPAIVEHTKTVLARRAEKVSAADGSGDTGAEDAETSQVQYVGQLSPGSHQGHAAQPRKRKGSR, from the coding sequence ATGGCCGTCGGATTCGCCCAGTGGGGCAACGACCTCTACACCGGCCGGAAGTCGTACGACATCGTCGGCAAGCGTCGCAAGTTCTACATCGCCTCCGTGGTGATCGTGCTGCTCAGCCTCGTGGTCCTGCTGACCCGTGGGTTCAACCTCGGCATCGAGTTCCGCGGCGGCTCCGAGTTCACGGTGTCCGACGTGTCGACGCTGAGCCAGCAGGAGGCTCTCGACGCGGTGGCCAGCGTCGCCCCGGCCGAGCAGCCGCGCATCTCGAGCGTCGGCTCGAGCGCTCTGCGGGTCCAGACCGCCGCGCTCGACGAGGACGAGGTCGTCGCGGTGCGCGACGCCCTCGCCGCCGCCTACGGTGTGAGCGCCGACGAGGTCACCAGCTCGTTCATCGGCCCGTCGTGGGGAGCCGACGTCTCGGGGAAGGCCCTCACCGGCCTCGTCGTGTTCCTCGTCCTCGTCACCCTCGTCATGTCCGTGTACTTCCGTGCGTGGCGCATGGCGGCGGCGGCGCTCGTCGCGCTGTTCCACGACCTCATCATCACGGCGGGCGTCTATGCGCTCATCGGGTGGGAGGTCACCCCCGCGACGGTGATCGGGTTCCTCACCATCCTCGGGTACTCGATCTACGACACCGTCGTGGTCTTCGACAAGGTCCGGGAGAACACCGCGGACATCACCAAGCAGACCCGGAGCACCTACGCCGAGCGTGCCAACCTCGCGGTGAACCAGACCCTCGTCCGCTCGATCAACACCTCGGTGGTCGCGCTGCTCCCGGTCGCGTCGATCCTGTTCATCGGCGCCTTCATCCTCGGCGCCGGCACCCTGCGCGACATCGCTCTCGCGCTGTTCGTCGGCATGGCCGTGGGCACCTACTCGTCGATCTTCCTCGCGACGCCGCTCGAGGTGACCCTGCGCATGCGCGAGCCCGCCATCGTCGAGCACACGAAGACCGTGCTCGCCCGCCGCGCGGAGAAGGTCTCTGCCGCGGACGGCTCGGGCGACACCGGCGCCGAGGATGCCGAGACCTCGCAGGTCCAGTACGTCGGCCAGCTGAGCCCGGGCTCGCACCAGGGCCACGCCGCACAGCCCCGCAAGCGCAAGGGATCACGGTGA
- a CDS encoding DUF349 domain-containing protein produces the protein MSESTDNTTDAVPDAVTTADDAQGASTPAQPQAAEAPAAVETAEPETTEPAEAAAETEPAAPEAAEPEAAASTSESTEPEPAAAPAEAPAAPAPAAPAAQGRPTPRPVPRPVPRPAARPQAAATPSAAEPAAAAIPDESAQTQAALAFGRVEEDGTVYVTESAGERTVGQFPGVTPDEAIALYVRRFLDLQAKVALFEARLGTAELTTKEIDSTLAKLGEEVAEPAAVGDLDGLRARVEALRTVAAGRRAELEQERSAAKATALAARTEIVEAAEKLASTDPSRIQWKPAGEELRSLLETWKDAQRNGPRLDRPSEEALWKRFSHARTTFDRERRHFFAELEKQNSGAKATKAALVEEAEKLSTSTEWGATAGAYRDLMTRWKSAGRANRKDDDALWARFRGAQDAFFAARDAANAEIDAEYGENLVVKEAILAEAEALLPIKDLAQAKVSLRSIQDRWEAAGKVPRGDVQRVEGRMRAVETAVRDAEQAKWTRTNPETRARAEGAAAQLEAAIVGLEEDLVKAQAKGDARKIKDAEAALAARRSWLEQVVKAAEDAQG, from the coding sequence ATGAGCGAGAGCACCGACAACACCACGGATGCCGTCCCGGACGCTGTCACGACAGCCGACGACGCTCAGGGAGCGTCGACGCCGGCGCAGCCCCAGGCTGCCGAGGCCCCCGCCGCGGTCGAGACCGCCGAGCCGGAGACCACCGAGCCCGCCGAGGCCGCAGCCGAGACCGAGCCTGCTGCCCCTGAGGCAGCCGAGCCCGAGGCCGCTGCGTCGACCAGCGAGTCCACCGAGCCCGAGCCGGCCGCAGCGCCCGCAGAGGCTCCCGCTGCCCCGGCCCCCGCCGCTCCCGCAGCACAGGGACGCCCGACCCCGCGTCCGGTCCCCCGCCCGGTGCCGCGCCCCGCGGCACGCCCGCAGGCCGCAGCGACCCCGAGCGCGGCCGAGCCCGCCGCCGCGGCGATCCCCGACGAGAGCGCCCAGACCCAGGCCGCCCTCGCCTTCGGGCGCGTCGAGGAGGACGGCACCGTCTACGTGACCGAGTCCGCCGGAGAGCGCACCGTGGGCCAGTTCCCCGGCGTCACCCCGGACGAGGCCATCGCCCTCTACGTCCGCCGGTTCCTCGACCTGCAGGCGAAGGTCGCGCTCTTCGAGGCCCGCCTCGGCACCGCGGAGCTCACCACCAAGGAGATCGACTCGACGCTCGCCAAGCTCGGCGAGGAGGTGGCCGAGCCGGCTGCCGTCGGAGACCTCGACGGCCTCCGTGCCCGCGTCGAGGCGCTGCGCACGGTCGCGGCAGGACGTCGCGCCGAGCTCGAGCAGGAGCGCTCCGCAGCCAAGGCCACCGCGCTGGCGGCCCGCACCGAGATCGTCGAGGCGGCCGAGAAGCTCGCGTCGACCGACCCCTCCCGCATCCAGTGGAAGCCGGCGGGCGAGGAGCTCCGCTCGCTCCTCGAGACGTGGAAGGACGCCCAGCGCAACGGACCGCGCCTGGACCGCCCGAGCGAGGAGGCGCTGTGGAAGCGGTTCAGCCACGCCCGCACCACCTTCGACCGTGAGCGCCGGCACTTCTTCGCCGAGCTCGAGAAGCAGAACTCGGGCGCCAAGGCCACCAAGGCGGCCCTGGTCGAGGAGGCCGAGAAGCTCTCGACCAGCACCGAGTGGGGCGCGACGGCCGGCGCGTACCGCGACCTCATGACCCGCTGGAAGTCTGCGGGCCGCGCCAACCGCAAGGACGACGACGCCCTCTGGGCACGGTTCCGCGGGGCGCAGGACGCGTTCTTCGCGGCCCGTGACGCTGCCAACGCCGAGATCGACGCCGAGTACGGCGAGAACCTCGTGGTCAAGGAGGCCATCCTCGCCGAGGCCGAGGCGCTCCTGCCCATCAAGGACCTCGCCCAGGCGAAGGTCTCGCTGCGCAGCATCCAGGACCGCTGGGAGGCTGCCGGCAAGGTGCCGCGCGGCGACGTCCAGCGTGTCGAGGGCCGCATGCGCGCCGTCGAGACGGCCGTCCGCGACGCGGAGCAGGCCAAGTGGACCCGCACCAACCCCGAGACCCGCGCACGCGCCGAGGGCGCCGCGGCGCAGCTCGAGGCCGCGATCGTCGGGCTCGAGGAGGACCTCGTCAAGGCCCAGGCCAAGGGCGACGCCCGCAAGATCAAGGATGCGGAGGCGGCGCTCGCCGCACGCCGCTCCTGGCTCGAGCAGGTCGTCAAGGCAGCCGAGGACGCTCAGGGCTGA
- the yajC gene encoding preprotein translocase subunit YajC, whose product MTTIFILLLAAVAMVFMTRSSRKRQKEAMSFRDNLAVGQEVMTGSGYFGTIVAVEDDAITLETTPGNTSRWLRAAIAKLVDPPADAIVVEGSSIETAAAVDAKDERAFDIPEDISSLIDKKSDENGK is encoded by the coding sequence ATGACTACGATCTTCATCCTCCTGCTCGCCGCGGTCGCGATGGTCTTCATGACCCGCAGCTCGCGCAAGCGTCAGAAAGAGGCCATGTCCTTCCGGGACAACCTGGCCGTCGGCCAGGAGGTCATGACCGGCTCCGGCTACTTCGGGACGATCGTCGCCGTCGAGGACGACGCGATCACGCTCGAGACCACCCCGGGCAACACGTCGCGCTGGCTCCGTGCCGCGATCGCCAAGCTCGTGGACCCGCCCGCTGACGCCATCGTCGTCGAGGGCTCCTCGATCGAGACGGCCGCTGCCGTCGACGCCAAGGACGAGCGCGCCTTCGACATCCCTGAGGACATCTCGAGCCTCATCGACAAGAAGTCCGACGAGAACGGCAAGTAG
- a CDS encoding adenine phosphoribosyltransferase, which translates to MTRTRVEDLASYIRDVPDYPRDGIVFKDITGLLVDPDALTEAVDRLAALVPDDVELISGMEARGFIVGAALAFRLGLGFVPVRKAGKLPPPVRSATYGLEYGEATIEIREGTVPAGARVMLVDDVLATGGTAAAGAQLLEELGAEVVGLAFLLELDGLGGRERLAGRSVSTVLLAGS; encoded by the coding sequence GTGACCCGCACGCGCGTCGAGGACCTCGCGTCGTACATCCGGGACGTCCCGGACTACCCGCGCGACGGGATCGTGTTCAAGGACATCACCGGTCTGCTCGTCGACCCGGACGCCCTCACCGAGGCGGTCGACCGCCTCGCGGCGCTCGTGCCCGACGACGTCGAGCTCATCTCCGGCATGGAGGCGCGCGGGTTCATCGTCGGCGCGGCTCTGGCCTTCCGTCTCGGGCTGGGCTTCGTCCCCGTCCGCAAGGCCGGGAAGCTGCCGCCTCCCGTGCGCTCGGCCACGTACGGCCTCGAGTACGGGGAGGCGACCATCGAGATCCGCGAGGGCACCGTCCCTGCCGGTGCTCGCGTCATGCTCGTCGACGACGTGCTCGCCACGGGCGGCACCGCCGCAGCGGGCGCTCAGCTCCTCGAGGAGCTCGGTGCCGAGGTGGTCGGCCTCGCGTTCCTGCTCGAGCTCGACGGCCTCGGAGGCCGCGAGAGGCTGGCAGGGCGCTCCGTGTCCACGGTGCTGCTGGCCGGGTCGTAG